Proteins encoded together in one Pantoea sp. CCBC3-3-1 window:
- a CDS encoding DUF3053 domain-containing protein translates to MTTGTIRVWTRLLAPFMALLLVFQLTGCGDKEADQRKAFIDFLQNTVMRSGEHLPALSEDQKQKFGNYVSDYAIIYGFSQQVNRAVDSGMKPVVDELSAIRTPQDYLTHRDSLRQASGSLGVLTQQIQAAKTQADNSKAALKQPEELKTVYDNVYNKVVTQPAGSLLPLLPTLQTLSQDAVRTGDFLQQQGAQVTFNGQTIQFPSQQQATQYNTLMSNISSNAQALGQAQSALQGGFQ, encoded by the coding sequence ATGACGACAGGAACGATTCGCGTCTGGACGCGTCTGCTGGCGCCTTTTATGGCCCTGCTGCTGGTATTTCAGCTAACGGGTTGTGGTGACAAAGAAGCCGACCAGCGCAAAGCTTTTATCGATTTCTTGCAAAACACCGTGATGCGCAGCGGCGAACATCTGCCCGCTCTCAGTGAAGACCAGAAACAGAAGTTCGGCAACTATGTTAGCGATTACGCGATTATTTACGGATTTTCTCAGCAGGTTAATCGGGCTGTCGATTCCGGCATGAAGCCGGTTGTTGATGAACTCTCGGCAATCCGCACACCTCAGGACTATCTGACCCATCGCGATTCTCTGCGTCAGGCCAGTGGCTCTTTAGGCGTACTGACTCAGCAAATCCAGGCTGCAAAAACGCAGGCCGATAACAGCAAGGCCGCACTTAAGCAGCCGGAAGAGTTGAAAACGGTCTATGACAATGTCTACAACAAAGTTGTGACACAGCCAGCGGGCTCGTTGCTGCCGCTGCTGCCAACCTTGCAGACGCTAAGCCAGGACGCAGTACGAACCGGTGACTTCCTGCAACAACAGGGCGCACAGGTGACGTTTAACGGTCAGACGATCCAGTTCCCCAGCCAGCAGCAGGCGACGCAGTACAATACGCTGATGAGCAATATCTCCTCCAATGCTCAGGCGCTCGGCCAGGCGCAAAGCGCATTACAGGGCGGTTTTCAGTAA
- a CDS encoding gamma-glutamyltransferase family protein: MSGISDFNVGYPSYRVPMMGRNAVAASQPLAAQAGIKMLQLGGNAVDAAIATAIALTVVEPTGNGIGSDAFAIVWDGRELHALNASGRAPAAWSRETFAHLQAMPEIGWDSVTVPGAVSAWVELAERFGTLPLTTLAQPAIDYARHGFPVSPLIGHLWERGYHKLRDQPGFSACFAPEGRPPRVGELFRNPAQADTLEKIAATNGEAFYQGELAEKIAAFAEQHGAALTLEDLKNHRADWVQLLSRPFAGGSVQELPPNGQGIATLMALGILEHWDIGRYEPDSTQWLHLSIEAMKLALVDLERYIADEDHMAFPAELLLSDDYLKARAALIDPQQAGDFTFGAPTQSGTVYLSTADANGMVVSFIQSNYMGFGSGVVVPDTGISLQNRGAGFVLEENHPNVVAANKRAFHTIIPAFALDGDGQPLMSFGVMGGPMQAQGHLQMALRIMLHKQNPQAAIDAPRWRVVAGREVIVEPALDRNTIAALRAMGHQIVVEDPLQTYSFGGAQAIVRDPQGFWIAATESRKDGQALVF, from the coding sequence ATGAGTGGAATCAGTGATTTTAACGTGGGCTACCCTTCTTATCGCGTCCCGATGATGGGCCGCAATGCCGTAGCAGCCTCGCAACCGCTGGCGGCACAGGCTGGGATCAAAATGCTTCAGCTGGGCGGCAATGCAGTTGATGCGGCGATCGCAACGGCTATTGCGCTGACCGTGGTCGAGCCTACCGGCAACGGCATTGGCAGCGATGCTTTCGCCATTGTCTGGGATGGCAGGGAACTTCATGCGCTTAACGCGTCGGGTCGCGCGCCTGCTGCCTGGTCCCGTGAAACCTTCGCCCATCTGCAAGCTATGCCGGAAATTGGCTGGGATTCCGTTACCGTACCCGGTGCGGTTTCAGCATGGGTCGAGCTGGCGGAACGCTTTGGCACGCTGCCGTTGACCACGCTGGCGCAGCCTGCAATTGACTATGCACGCCATGGTTTTCCGGTGTCGCCGCTGATCGGTCATCTCTGGGAACGTGGCTATCACAAGCTGCGCGATCAGCCCGGTTTTAGCGCCTGCTTTGCGCCTGAAGGCCGCCCGCCGCGCGTGGGTGAGCTGTTCCGCAATCCTGCTCAGGCCGACACGCTGGAAAAGATTGCCGCCACTAACGGCGAAGCCTTTTATCAGGGCGAACTGGCCGAAAAGATAGCTGCCTTTGCCGAACAGCACGGCGCCGCGCTGACGCTGGAAGATCTGAAGAACCATCGCGCCGACTGGGTACAGCTGCTTTCCCGCCCCTTTGCGGGCGGATCGGTGCAGGAACTGCCGCCTAACGGCCAGGGGATTGCCACGCTGATGGCGTTGGGGATTTTAGAGCACTGGGATATTGGCCGCTATGAGCCGGACTCCACCCAGTGGCTACATCTCTCCATCGAAGCGATGAAGCTGGCGCTGGTCGATCTGGAGCGCTATATCGCCGATGAAGATCATATGGCGTTTCCGGCAGAGCTGCTGTTGAGCGATGACTATCTGAAAGCGCGTGCCGCGCTGATTGATCCGCAGCAGGCGGGAGACTTTACCTTTGGCGCGCCGACGCAAAGCGGTACGGTTTACCTTTCCACCGCTGATGCTAACGGAATGGTGGTGTCGTTTATTCAGTCCAATTATATGGGGTTTGGCTCGGGCGTCGTGGTGCCCGATACCGGTATCAGCCTGCAAAATCGCGGTGCGGGTTTTGTGCTGGAAGAGAACCATCCTAACGTAGTGGCCGCGAACAAACGCGCATTCCATACCATCATTCCGGCTTTCGCGCTCGACGGTGACGGCCAGCCGCTGATGTCCTTTGGCGTGATGGGCGGCCCGATGCAGGCCCAGGGCCATTTACAAATGGCGTTGCGGATCATGTTGCATAAGCAGAACCCTCAGGCAGCGATTGATGCGCCGCGCTGGCGAGTTGTGGCAGGACGTGAAGTGATTGTCGAACCCGCGCTCGACCGCAACACCATTGCCGCACTGCGGGCGATGGGTCATCAGATTGTGGTGGAAGATCCGCTGCAAACCTACAGCTTCGGCGGCGCGCAGGCAATCGTTCGCGATCCGCAGGGTTTTTGGATTGCGGCGACCGAAAGCCGGAAGGATGGACAGGCGCTGGTGTTTTAA
- a CDS encoding ABC transporter permease → MSEVLTMPATRKPANRVLMKFTGNKSAMIGAVIVTLFVLIAILAPWLAPFDPIKANFLAVRKAPSALYWLGTDELGRDILSRMIWGARTSLLAGCISVMIAILIGVPLGLIAGYWQGIWDGVISRVIEALLACPFLILAIALGAFLGPSLGNAMIAIGLSAMPVFARLTRGQVMAIRNEEYIDGAKAIGLPDRWIVLRYVLPNVMSPILVQATLAIASAIITEASLSFLGLGQQPPNPSWGAMLNTAKGFLEQAPWMSVFPGLAIFLIVQGFNLLGDGLRDALDPRND, encoded by the coding sequence ATGAGTGAAGTCCTGACGATGCCTGCAACCCGTAAACCCGCTAACCGGGTGCTGATGAAATTTACCGGCAACAAAAGCGCGATGATCGGCGCGGTCATCGTGACGCTGTTTGTGCTGATTGCCATACTGGCTCCCTGGCTGGCCCCTTTCGATCCGATCAAAGCGAATTTCCTGGCGGTACGCAAAGCGCCTTCGGCCCTTTACTGGCTGGGAACCGATGAGCTGGGGCGCGATATTTTGTCGCGGATGATTTGGGGCGCGCGCACGTCGCTGCTGGCTGGCTGCATTTCCGTGATGATTGCTATTCTGATCGGCGTGCCGCTTGGGTTAATTGCCGGTTACTGGCAGGGCATTTGGGATGGCGTGATTTCCCGCGTTATCGAAGCGCTGCTGGCCTGCCCGTTTTTGATCCTGGCGATTGCGCTGGGCGCGTTTCTTGGCCCCAGCCTGGGCAACGCGATGATTGCCATCGGCCTGTCGGCGATGCCGGTTTTTGCCCGCCTGACGCGCGGCCAGGTGATGGCTATCCGTAACGAGGAGTATATCGACGGTGCAAAGGCGATCGGGCTGCCCGACCGCTGGATTGTATTGCGTTATGTGCTGCCCAACGTGATGTCACCGATCCTGGTGCAGGCCACGCTGGCTATCGCTTCTGCCATTATTACCGAAGCCAGCCTGTCGTTTCTGGGCCTCGGCCAGCAGCCGCCTAATCCGTCGTGGGGCGCCATGCTGAATACCGCTAAGGGCTTTCTGGAACAGGCGCCCTGGATGTCAGTTTTCCCTGGCCTTGCCATTTTCCTGATCGTGCAGGGCTTTAACTTGCTGGGCGACGGATTGCGCGACGCGCTCGATCCGCGCAACGATTAA
- a CDS encoding ABC transporter permease, whose amino-acid sequence MLELIVKRLLLAIPTLFLVSIMVFSLQKLLPGDPVLAMAGEERDPAVIAHLREQYHLNDSLSSQYFYWLGSAMRGDLGTSLRTQEPVTTLIASKLPVTLELSLLAMIVALLVGVSMGIVAAVRKNSWIDHTTNFVALSGISVPHFWLGILLILLFSVHLQWLPASGYVSLSESLSQNIKTLLLPALVLGTGLAATLMRHTRASMIAVLKADYIRTAKAKGLLPMRVILKHAFRNALVPIITLTTLLFGELLGGAVLTEQVFTLPGFGKMIVDAVFNRDYAVVQGVVLVVAIGFLLLNLLADVLYVLINPKMRG is encoded by the coding sequence ATGCTGGAACTGATAGTTAAACGCCTGCTGCTGGCGATCCCCACGCTGTTTCTGGTGAGCATTATGGTGTTCTCACTACAGAAGCTGCTGCCGGGCGATCCGGTACTGGCGATGGCGGGCGAAGAACGCGATCCCGCCGTGATTGCGCACCTCAGAGAGCAGTATCATCTTAATGATTCGCTGTCCTCGCAGTACTTTTACTGGCTGGGTAGCGCGATGCGCGGCGATTTAGGCACTTCTCTGCGCACGCAGGAACCTGTCACTACGCTGATAGCCAGCAAGCTGCCGGTGACGCTGGAGCTGTCGCTGCTGGCGATGATCGTGGCGCTACTGGTCGGCGTCAGCATGGGCATTGTCGCGGCGGTACGCAAAAACAGCTGGATCGATCACACCACCAATTTTGTGGCGCTCTCCGGGATTTCCGTTCCGCATTTCTGGCTGGGGATCTTGCTGATTCTGCTGTTTTCCGTGCATCTGCAATGGCTTCCCGCGTCTGGTTACGTTTCGCTAAGTGAAAGCCTGTCGCAAAACATCAAAACGCTGTTGCTACCGGCGCTGGTGCTGGGGACTGGCCTGGCGGCCACGCTGATGCGCCATACGCGTGCTTCAATGATCGCGGTGCTGAAAGCCGATTATATCCGTACGGCAAAAGCCAAAGGCCTGCTGCCGATGCGGGTGATCCTGAAGCACGCTTTCCGTAATGCGCTGGTACCCATTATTACGCTAACCACCTTGCTGTTTGGCGAACTGCTTGGCGGCGCGGTATTGACCGAACAGGTTTTCACCCTTCCCGGCTTTGGCAAGATGATTGTCGATGCCGTTTTTAACCGTGACTACGCCGTGGTGCAGGGCGTGGTGCTGGTGGTGGCAATAGGCTTTTTGCTGCTGAACCTGCTGGCCGATGTGCTCTACGTGCTGATTAACCCCAAAATGCGAGGCTGA
- a CDS encoding ABC transporter substrate-binding protein, whose translation MKVRHTLFAALGGMMLMGSLQAQAESTLRIGLGADPDMLDPHLARTYYGRFVFAALCDRLVDVDEKLQIVPGLATDWKWSDDGKTLTMNLRQGVTFQDGEKFDADAVKFNIERALTLPGSLRKSEISSVASVEVASPSQVIFHLKTPDAALLSQLTDRAGAMLAPKAAAKPDFATHPVCSGPYQFESRVQQDRIVLKRFDHYWNKTAYHFDKVVFLPIPDASVRLANLRSGDLDLTEGIAASDVKTVEADSRLSLAKVTGLGYQGITFNIANGKVDPNNPFAKDARVREAFSLAIDREALNQVAFEGQYTPANQPFSPVSPYHVNLPIPPRDVEKAKALLAAAGVKTPLNVTLLVTNNPTSQQVGQVIQAMVSEAGFNVNLQMSEFASLLDRQQRGDYQLSLSGWSGRPDPDGSIFSFINSKGTLNDGRYSNPQVDRWLTEARQTNDKAARQALYDKVVKQLQNDMPIAWLYFEPRIFGMSKKLTGFKAWPDGLVRLADLKMAP comes from the coding sequence ATGAAAGTACGCCACACTTTATTCGCCGCCCTTGGCGGCATGATGCTGATGGGAAGTTTGCAGGCGCAGGCGGAAAGCACGCTGCGTATCGGGCTGGGCGCCGATCCGGATATGCTCGATCCACACCTGGCACGAACCTATTATGGTCGCTTTGTGTTTGCCGCTCTGTGTGACCGCCTGGTGGACGTGGATGAAAAATTACAGATCGTGCCGGGCCTGGCAACCGACTGGAAGTGGAGCGATGACGGCAAAACGCTGACCATGAACCTGCGTCAGGGCGTTACCTTTCAGGATGGCGAAAAATTTGATGCTGATGCGGTGAAATTCAATATTGAGCGCGCGCTAACGCTGCCGGGTTCGCTGCGTAAAAGCGAAATCTCTTCTGTCGCCTCGGTCGAGGTGGCCTCGCCGTCACAGGTCATTTTCCATCTGAAAACGCCCGATGCCGCGCTGCTCAGCCAGCTAACCGATCGTGCGGGTGCGATGCTGGCACCGAAAGCCGCCGCAAAACCCGACTTCGCGACTCATCCGGTCTGTTCCGGCCCTTATCAGTTTGAAAGCCGCGTGCAGCAGGACCGTATCGTGCTAAAACGCTTTGATCATTACTGGAACAAAACCGCCTACCACTTCGATAAAGTGGTGTTTTTACCCATTCCGGATGCGTCGGTACGCCTCGCCAATCTGCGATCCGGCGATCTTGATCTCACCGAAGGCATCGCCGCCAGCGATGTGAAAACCGTGGAGGCGGACAGCCGCCTGAGCCTCGCGAAAGTTACCGGCCTGGGCTATCAGGGCATCACTTTTAATATCGCCAACGGGAAAGTGGATCCCAATAATCCGTTCGCGAAAGATGCGCGGGTGCGTGAGGCGTTCTCTCTGGCGATTGACCGCGAGGCGCTGAACCAGGTGGCATTCGAAGGTCAGTACACGCCCGCTAATCAGCCGTTCTCTCCGGTCAGTCCTTACCATGTCAATCTGCCCATTCCGCCACGCGATGTGGAAAAAGCCAAAGCGTTGCTGGCCGCAGCCGGGGTTAAAACGCCGCTCAACGTGACGCTGCTGGTGACCAATAATCCCACTTCACAGCAGGTGGGTCAGGTGATTCAGGCAATGGTGAGCGAAGCCGGTTTTAATGTGAATCTGCAAATGAGCGAGTTTGCTTCTCTGCTCGACCGCCAGCAGCGTGGCGACTATCAGCTCAGTCTTTCGGGCTGGTCTGGCCGCCCCGATCCTGACGGCAGCATCTTCTCGTTTATCAACAGCAAAGGCACGCTGAACGATGGACGTTACAGCAATCCGCAGGTCGATCGGTGGCTGACCGAAGCGCGTCAGACCAATGACAAGGCTGCCCGCCAGGCACTGTACGACAAAGTGGTGAAGCAGCTGCAAAACGACATGCCGATTGCCTGGCTCTATTTCGAACCGCGCATCTTTGGTATGAGCAAAAAACTGACCGGCTTTAAAGCCTGGCCGGATGGTCTGGTGCGCCTGGCCGACCTGAAGATGGCCCCCTGA
- a CDS encoding ABC transporter ATP-binding protein, translated as MTLPILECTDLSKTFAGPTRLFRRNPQVTAVDRISLQVMPGETLAIVGESGSGKSTLGRLLLRLLAPSQGEVFYQGEEITKASGERLNQLRRELQIIFQDPFASLNPRMTVERIVGEPLWLHESLSGRQRQEKVIDLLQTVGLPAAWARRYPHEFSGGQRQRIGIARALASGPKLLLGDEPVSALDVSVQAQVVNLLESLKQQFGLTMIVVAHGLGVIRHMSDRVAVMYLGQIIELATVDEIFDTPLHPYTQALIASAPRLQPGAARTLPVLQGDLPNPANPPSGCRFHTRCPHVRDECRQFEPVQQIIAGGRRIACHRWQEINRDRSVIIVTPPSAAFLQRRALFEQAVKQQSLTPSGEVTP; from the coding sequence ATGACCCTGCCAATCCTTGAATGCACCGATTTAAGCAAAACCTTTGCCGGCCCCACCCGCCTGTTCAGGCGCAATCCGCAGGTCACGGCCGTTGACCGCATCTCGCTCCAGGTCATGCCCGGTGAAACGCTGGCCATTGTCGGCGAGTCCGGTTCCGGGAAATCAACGCTGGGTCGCCTGCTGCTCCGCCTGCTTGCGCCTTCTCAGGGAGAGGTATTTTATCAGGGTGAAGAGATTACCAAAGCCAGCGGCGAGCGCCTGAACCAGCTGCGTCGCGAGCTACAGATTATTTTTCAGGACCCGTTCGCTTCCCTTAATCCCCGCATGACCGTTGAGCGCATCGTTGGCGAGCCGCTGTGGCTGCATGAGTCGCTATCAGGGCGCCAACGTCAGGAAAAAGTCATCGATCTGCTGCAAACGGTAGGCTTGCCGGCAGCGTGGGCGCGCCGCTATCCGCATGAGTTTTCCGGCGGCCAGCGTCAGCGTATTGGCATTGCCCGTGCGCTGGCTTCAGGCCCGAAACTGCTGCTGGGTGACGAGCCGGTTTCGGCGCTGGATGTTTCGGTGCAGGCTCAGGTGGTCAACCTGCTGGAAAGCCTGAAACAGCAGTTTGGCCTGACGATGATCGTTGTCGCGCACGGTCTGGGGGTAATCCGCCATATGAGCGATCGCGTCGCCGTGATGTATCTCGGCCAGATTATTGAGCTGGCAACCGTCGACGAAATCTTTGATACGCCACTGCATCCTTATACCCAGGCCCTGATCGCATCAGCCCCCAGACTACAGCCTGGTGCAGCGCGAACCCTCCCCGTATTACAGGGTGACTTGCCGAATCCCGCGAACCCGCCCAGCGGCTGTCGTTTTCATACCCGTTGTCCGCACGTTCGCGACGAATGCCGCCAGTTCGAACCCGTTCAACAGATTATTGCCGGCGGTCGTCGCATCGCCTGCCATCGCTGGCAGGAGATCAATCGGGATCGCAGCGTCATTATTGTGACGCCGCCATCAGCCGCTTTTTTGCAGCGCCGCGCGCTGTTTGAACAGGCAGTAAAACAACAATCATTAACCCCCTCTGGAGAAGTGACGCCATGA
- a CDS encoding ABC transporter ATP-binding protein produces the protein MTATGSVLALSQLHVQFKGSPVSVLDGISLQVHAGETLALVGESGCGKSITSLALMGLLPDSAEIKQGDITFLGNDVQKLSAREYADIRGNQLAMIFQEPMTSLNPAFTLGDQLSEAVMRHRGISRREAMEVALAILEKVQIPAAEMRLKAYPHQLSGGMRQRVMIAMALINRPKLLIADEPTTALDVTIQAQILALLNTLKEETGTAVLMITHDLGVVAEVAQRVAVMYAGQVVEMGDVAEIFNDPQHPYTIGLMGSIPSAEARTATLATIPGAVPLPEKMPKGCRFATRCPFAEKRCHQQKPALEAFGPRHQVACFRAPLEQHVTLGEIA, from the coding sequence ATGACCGCAACAGGTTCCGTGTTGGCACTCAGCCAGCTTCACGTGCAGTTTAAGGGCTCGCCGGTCAGCGTACTCGACGGCATTTCTCTTCAGGTGCATGCCGGAGAAACGCTGGCGCTGGTCGGCGAATCCGGCTGCGGCAAAAGCATTACCTCGCTGGCACTGATGGGCCTGCTGCCGGACAGCGCAGAGATCAAACAGGGTGACATCACCTTTCTCGGCAACGACGTGCAAAAGCTGAGCGCGCGGGAGTATGCCGATATTCGTGGTAATCAGCTGGCGATGATTTTTCAGGAGCCGATGACCTCCCTAAACCCTGCGTTTACGTTAGGCGATCAGCTTAGCGAGGCCGTAATGCGCCATCGTGGTATCAGTCGTCGTGAAGCAATGGAAGTGGCGCTGGCAATCCTCGAAAAAGTGCAGATCCCGGCCGCAGAAATGCGTCTGAAGGCATATCCCCACCAGCTTTCCGGCGGGATGCGTCAGCGGGTGATGATCGCGATGGCGCTGATCAACCGGCCAAAGCTGCTGATTGCCGACGAACCCACTACCGCGCTGGATGTGACCATTCAGGCACAGATTCTGGCGCTGCTTAACACGCTCAAAGAAGAAACCGGCACGGCGGTGCTGATGATTACCCACGATCTGGGGGTGGTAGCGGAAGTCGCGCAGCGCGTCGCGGTGATGTATGCCGGGCAGGTTGTGGAGATGGGTGACGTGGCGGAAATTTTTAACGATCCGCAGCACCCTTACACCATCGGTCTGATGGGTTCCATTCCCAGCGCAGAAGCGCGCACCGCCACGCTGGCCACGATCCCCGGTGCCGTACCGCTGCCGGAAAAGATGCCGAAAGGCTGCCGCTTTGCCACGCGCTGTCCGTTTGCCGAAAAGCGCTGCCATCAGCAGAAACCTGCCCTGGAGGCCTTCGGTCCCCGTCATCAGGTGGCCTGCTTCCGCGCACCGTTAGAGCAGCATGTCACTTTGGGAGAGATTGCATGA
- a CDS encoding FadR/GntR family transcriptional regulator yields the protein MEMPEIANSSSALEKLRQLIQQRDTQPGKPLPTERELAERFNVGRREIRRALDVLEEEGRIWRKQGKGTFVGPAAPVQPLVLQDLPQQSNLLEVMEARLQLEPGLARLAAQRASREQIALMQRLLERMQNISLGDGDQHELWDSAFHRAIAEAAGNRLMLGLFDAIDAVRREPSWQHLRVLARTADRLDSYDNHHQLLVQYITDRQPNDAAAAMHEHLLALQQALIEAISNGKEESL from the coding sequence ATGGAAATGCCAGAAATCGCTAACTCCAGCTCGGCGCTGGAAAAGCTTCGTCAGCTGATTCAGCAGCGGGATACGCAGCCCGGCAAACCGCTGCCAACCGAGCGTGAACTGGCCGAACGCTTTAACGTAGGCCGCCGTGAAATCCGCAGAGCGCTGGACGTGCTGGAAGAAGAAGGCCGGATCTGGCGTAAACAGGGTAAAGGCACCTTCGTTGGCCCTGCCGCACCGGTTCAGCCGCTGGTGCTACAGGATTTGCCACAGCAGTCGAATCTGCTGGAAGTGATGGAGGCGCGTCTCCAGCTTGAACCCGGTCTGGCCCGACTGGCAGCGCAGCGGGCCAGCCGTGAGCAAATTGCGCTGATGCAGCGTCTGCTGGAACGGATGCAAAACATCTCGTTAGGCGATGGCGACCAGCATGAGCTGTGGGATAGCGCTTTCCATCGCGCCATCGCCGAAGCGGCCGGTAATCGTCTGATGTTGGGGCTGTTTGATGCCATCGATGCGGTTCGCCGGGAACCCAGCTGGCAGCACCTGCGCGTACTGGCGCGTACTGCCGACCGGCTGGACAGCTATGACAATCATCACCAGCTTCTGGTGCAGTACATCACCGATCGCCAGCCAAATGATGCCGCCGCCGCCATGCATGAACATTTACTGGCGCTACAACAGGCATTGATCGAAGCCATCAGCAACGGCAAAGAGGAGTCGTTATGA
- a CDS encoding HTH-type transcriptional regulator yields MEIKDPMGELLSSLEHIVLTREVIQAAPALKGEVLMPEPKRIREITGMEVDEFALAMGVSVSSVKSWEAKRSKPSRSAQKLMLLIQSNPCLSRELL; encoded by the coding sequence ATGGAAATTAAAGATCCAATGGGTGAGTTGTTGTCCAGTCTTGAGCATATTGTGTTAACGCGTGAAGTCATCCAGGCCGCTCCCGCATTAAAGGGTGAAGTGTTGATGCCCGAACCAAAACGCATACGGGAAATTACCGGTATGGAAGTTGATGAGTTTGCCCTGGCAATGGGCGTGAGTGTTTCGTCGGTTAAGAGTTGGGAAGCGAAGCGCAGCAAACCTTCGCGCAGTGCTCAGAAGTTAATGTTACTGATCCAATCTAATCCTTGTCTCAGCAGAGAGCTGCTGTGA
- a CDS encoding NAD(P)-dependent alcohol dehydrogenase, whose translation MQVKGLAAKSATTSLESFEFQRRELQAGDVHIDIHYCGVCHSDLHMARNEWGVSEFPLVPGHEIVGRVLSTGSNVTAFKAGDLVGVGVMVDACGHCSQCNQGEEQYCEAGFTATYNGEEKVIGGKTFGGYSESIVVDSKFVVNVPENLELSAVAPLLCAGVTTWSPLKHWNIQPGQRVGVIGLGGLGHMAVKLASALGAEVVLFTTSPAKGADALRLGASKVVVSKDNEQMAAEANSLDFILDCVAAPHDLDPYLNTLKTNGHLVLVGIPDAPHQSPNVTPIVFKRLSISGTSIGSIQETQQMLDFCGEHNIVSDVEVIRMDEVETAFERMLKGDVKYRFVIDMKADQRG comes from the coding sequence ATGCAGGTTAAAGGCCTGGCAGCAAAATCTGCCACTACTTCTCTCGAATCTTTTGAATTCCAACGCCGTGAGCTTCAGGCTGGCGATGTGCACATCGATATTCATTACTGTGGCGTCTGCCATTCCGATCTGCATATGGCGCGCAATGAGTGGGGCGTCAGCGAGTTTCCGCTGGTTCCCGGCCATGAAATCGTAGGCCGTGTCCTGAGCACCGGCAGCAACGTCACCGCTTTTAAAGCGGGCGATCTGGTCGGTGTAGGCGTGATGGTGGACGCCTGCGGCCACTGTTCACAGTGCAACCAGGGCGAAGAGCAGTACTGCGAAGCTGGCTTTACCGCGACCTATAACGGTGAAGAAAAAGTCATCGGCGGCAAAACCTTTGGCGGCTATTCCGAGAGCATTGTCGTTGACAGCAAGTTTGTCGTTAACGTGCCGGAAAATCTGGAACTGAGCGCCGTCGCGCCTCTGCTGTGCGCAGGCGTCACCACCTGGTCGCCGCTGAAGCACTGGAACATCCAGCCAGGCCAGCGCGTAGGCGTAATTGGTCTGGGCGGTCTGGGCCATATGGCGGTAAAACTGGCAAGCGCGCTGGGTGCTGAAGTGGTGCTGTTCACGACTTCTCCGGCTAAAGGTGCCGATGCGCTGCGTCTGGGAGCCAGCAAAGTTGTGGTTTCAAAGGATAATGAGCAAATGGCCGCCGAAGCCAACAGCCTCGATTTTATCCTTGACTGCGTAGCTGCGCCGCACGATCTGGATCCGTACCTCAACACGCTGAAAACCAATGGCCATCTGGTGCTGGTGGGTATTCCTGACGCGCCGCATCAGTCGCCAAACGTCACGCCAATCGTGTTTAAGCGCCTGAGCATTTCCGGCACATCAATCGGCAGCATTCAGGAAACGCAGCAGATGCTGGATTTCTGTGGCGAACACAACATTGTGTCGGATGTGGAAGTGATCCGCATGGATGAGGTGGAAACTGCGTTTGAGCGCATGCTGAAAGGCGACGTGAAGTATCGCTTCGTGATCGATATGAAAGCGGATCAGCGCGGCTAA